A window of the Lactobacillus amylovorus DSM 20531 genome harbors these coding sequences:
- a CDS encoding HEPN domain-containing protein — protein MINNWVSSSKELQLLVDDYLLTVNYRSVIENDLVNYTQGIESYFRNERLTLRDKINKFIEELPESYRELLSEHVGNTDDWIGKLVSTRVFLTHGDRENMAVSNPYKLVQMTKIFGFMVIIFILQKLGITIDKPKILNKFKNVLTTHYY, from the coding sequence TAAGTTCCTCAAAAGAGTTACAGTTACTGGTGGATGACTATTTGTTAACGGTTAACTACAGGTCGGTAATTGAAAATGATCTTGTCAATTATACACAAGGCATTGAATCGTATTTTAGGAATGAACGTCTTACTTTGAGGGATAAAATAAACAAATTTATTGAGGAATTGCCTGAATCCTATAGAGAACTATTATCTGAACACGTTGGAAATACAGATGATTGGATTGGAAAGCTTGTAAGCACAAGGGTATTCCTAACACACGGAGATAGAGAAAATATGGCGGTATCTAATCCTTATAAGTTAGTGCAGATGACAAAAATATTCGGCTTTATGGTTATAATCTTTATTTTACAAAAATTAGGGATAACCATTGATAAACCAAAGATACTTAATAAATTTAAGAATGTTTTAACTACTCATTACTATTAA